A single Anopheles funestus chromosome 2RL, idAnoFuneDA-416_04, whole genome shotgun sequence DNA region contains:
- the LOC125762658 gene encoding zinc finger protein ush isoform X5 translates to MFVCSIYPHNRHRPVIDGHQMHPKLYELLRSRSTKIMLGDDEEAGDEHHQQQQQQSQTVAEENGDSNSTIGSNNGNNNSGNSSVSNSNHSSRSNSSTEMNGGGGMDGAGGGGGVGQETEMSDRSPPRPVATPSPADNHPTPGTASDAGDPDSGDTPADETMLSLREIKQEPNVEQETTGKEHRPGSTSSSSQGQTPSPTPVPMLRLNVALASDPAANPDAKDLKHLSDAEAALEEKQSQSQQQHALNMAIGPPPALQSLGGNTPPALLSRKPTPSLKGPELTLPVELPPRLPMYICGPCGIRFSSASTLEAHQTYYCSHRKDADDGGGGGGGGGSGGGTGGTGSNAVSAGGASTGATGVKNAHPGGDGTGEPPAKALKTGKQYACSQCSYSADKKVSLNRHMRMHQSSPSPSPVGAIVNGDDAVVLAGHHHHAQQQQQQQQQQLQLIQAQAVAAAAAVLHQQQQQQQQQQQQGQQSQGPAPQVDRYCSDCDIRFSSTKTYRAHKQHYCSSRHREGQQSNNSTPKPSAAPKSGSQSPPDVPKTPPVAASQQPFLALPTNPIIVIPYSLIRGASVIPGLLSSLAPGVANPESACFIFQNGSLQPIAMSLASQVQAVTAAIVPGSGFEGLVGHNQAQRPTPTSGAISCNQQQPHQQQQQPSRGPTPNISNSSDNNSVHSGGSGGVGGTSSTGEVLKAINKRDNSCNKEQPTGSTPLDLSVRRLSPGAIGSLSLRERSLSLSSAVSADPRLDFDSLMEGKENLSVSGDSLTPEQIVCAPSLPGSPPLTPSPKRRSNSPRGGGGQPVSATVAAAAAAAAAAAAAGQHGLGGPVGGLSISPLTLQQQLMRPLLPADIALRLSAVGDPAVNLNLNILPNAHPLLTKQSVELALRLSSTGGSASDGLTKPQISPLLNSISPTGGGPVAVSSGGSTTVLSSQSPQIFVKQGDSKCKECNIVFCKYENYLAHKKHYCSARNQDDGELPKVSPPISPQTLAGGTVPSGASPAISVGSVAYQQLICAACGIKFTSLDNLSAHQMYYCPKRIDATLPVNATPTAVVTAQPHKERCSKCKSMHEPGQPCTVAGHGAYKCPICEEISPNSTEARRHMDTHGGVKAFRCTICRYKGNTLRGMRTHIRMHFDKKTSEFNEENFITCILEEDGIEIPPAGAQNAAAMAAVAAAQAIASQKFAPVQEPLDHTGVPRISPPTAPAGNGQLVRHHCEFCPYSSSYRVNVVKHIKHVHGRERPPTGHSPLIGEGGESLLYNGTIGSETGSSIVRPPVASTPGLTVANRFSPRALQSSH, encoded by the exons GAGACGATGAGGAAGCCGGTGACgaacaccaccagcagcagcagcagcagtcccAGACTGTAGCGGAGGAAAACGGTGATAGCAACAGCACAATAGGAAGCAACAACggtaacaacaacagcgggaACAGTAGCGTTAGTAATAGCAATCACAGCAGCCGAAGCAACAGTAGTACCGAAATGAATGGTGGCGGTGGAATGGACggagctggtggtggtggtggtgtcggGCAAGAGACGGAAATGAGCGATAGAAGCCCACCGCGACCGGTAGCGACACCTTCGCCTGCAGACAACCATCCAACCCCTGGCACAGCATCCGATGCTGGTGATCCGGACAGTGGTGACACACCGGCAGATGAAACGATGCTGTCGCTGCGTGAAATTAAGCAAGAACCGAACGTAGAACAAGAAACGACAGGCAAAGAGCATAGACCCGGTTCGACTAGCTCCTCATCCCAAGGCCAAACGCCCTCACCAACGCCCGTACCGATGCTGCGGCTAAATGTGGCCCTTGCGTCCGATCCGGCCGCTAATCCGGACGCGAAAGATCTCAAACATCTTAGCGATGCTGAAGCCGCCCTCGAGGAGAAGCAATCTCAATCCCAACAGCAACATGCGCTCAATATGGCCATCGGTCCACCGCCTGCACTGCAATCGCTCGGGGGCAATACACCGCCAGCTTTACTTAGCCGTAAACCAACGCCATCTCTCAAAGGGCCTGAACTAACGCTGCCGGTCGAATTGCCACCACGGCTTCCCATGTACATATGTGGACCCTGTGGCATTCGCTTTTCCTCCGCTTCGACGCTCGAAGCACACCAAACGTACTATTGCTCGCATCGCAAAGATGCGGacgatggtggtggcggcggtggaggaggaggaagtgGTGGCGGAACTGGTGGGACAGGATCCAATGCTGTGTCGGCGGGTGGTGCATCCACTGGTGCAACCGGTGTCAAGAATGCACATCCAGGCGGCGATGGCACAGGCGAACCACCGGCAAAAGCACTTAAAACTGGCAAACAGTACGCCTGCTCGCAGTGTTCGTACAGCGCGGACAAGAAGGTATCGCTTAACCGACACATGCGCATGCATCAGTCATCTCCATCGCCATCACCGGTCGGTGCGATCGTAAACGGAGACGACGCGGTCGTTCTCGCtggccaccaccatcatgcccaacagcagcagcaacagcagcaacaacagcttcAGCTCATCCAAGCGCAAGCAGTTGCCGCTGCCGCAGCCGTActccatcaacagcagcagcagcagcagcaacaacaacagcaaggaCAACAATCACAAGGACCAGCACCACAGGTCGATCGTTATTGTTCCGACTGTGATATACGATTCTCCAGCACCAAGACATATCGGGCGCACAAACAACACTACTGTAGCTCGCGCCATCGGGAAGG CCAACAGTCGAACAACTCGACGCCGAAACCATCCGCTGCTCCAAAGTCGGGTTCGCAGAGCCCACCAGACGTGCCGAAAACGCCACCGGTGGCCGCCAGTCAGCAACCGTTTCTGGCCCTGCCTACAAACCCCATCATCGTGATACCGTACTCGCTGATCCGTGGTGCTAGCGTTATTCCGGGTTTGCT CTCATCCCTTGCACCCGGTGTGGCCAACCCTGAATCGGCTTGTTTTATCTTTCAAAACGGAAGTTTACAACCGATCGCAATGTCGCTAGCGTCACAGGTGCAAGCAGTGACGGCTGCCATAGTTCCGGGTTCCGGGTTTGAAGGATTGGTAGGCCACAATCAAGCACAACGACCTACGCCAACATCCGGTGCTATTAGTTGCAATCAGCAGCAGccacatcagcaacaacaacagccttCCCGAGGACCTACGCCAAACATATCAAACAGTAGCGATAACAACAGTGTCCATAGTGGTGGTTCTGGTGGCGTTGGTGGTACATCATCAACTGGCGAAGTGCTTAAAGCGATCAATAAGCGGGACAATTCTTGTAACAA AGAGCAACCGACCGGTTCTACTCCCCTCGATCTTTCGGTACGACGACTATCACCCGGTGCAATAGGAAGTTTAAGTCTCCGGGAACGATCGCTCTCACTGTCGTCGGCGGTTTCGGCCGATCCACGGCTTGATTTCGACAGTCTCATGGAGGGTAAAGAGAATTTATCCGTGAGCGGTGATTCGCTCACACCGGAACAGATTGTGTGTGCACCTTCGTTGCCCGGTAGTCCACCGCTTACACCCTCACCGAAACGTCGCTCTAACAGTCCCCGCGGCGGTGGAGGCCAACCAGTATCAGCCACCGtagccgcagcagcagcagccgccgcCGCAGCCGCAGCAGCTGGACAGCATGGTCTCGGTGGCCCTGTCGGTGGATTATCCATTTCTCCGCTAACATTGCAGCAGCAACTTATGCGACCATTGTTACCGGCTGACATAGCACTACGCCTGTCGGCCGTTGGTGATCCGGCCGTTAATCTGAACCTCAACATCCTGCCCAACGCACATCCGCTACTGACGAAGCAAAGTGTCGAGCTGGCGCTTCGACTTTCCTCCACGGGTGGTTCCGCTTCCGATGGGTTGACGAAACCACAGATATCTCCACTGCTCAATAGCATCTCTCCCACGGGTGGTGGCCCGGTGGCTGTATCCAGCGGCGGATCCACCACCGTTCTCTCATCCCAATCGCCCCAAATCTTCGTAAAGCAGGGCGATTCGAAATGCAAGGAGTGTAACATCGTGTTCTGCAAGTACGAAAACTATCTCGCCCACAAGAAACATTACTGTTCCGCACGCAACCAGGACGATGGTGAGCTGCCCAAGGTCAGTCCACCGATTTCGCCCCAAACGTTAGCGGGCGGTACCGTGCCGTCCGGTGCTAGTCCGGCAATTAGCGTAGGTTCGGTTGCGTATCAGCAGCTTATCTGTGCGGCCTGTGGTATCAAGTTCACCTCGTTGGATAATCTCAGCGCTCACCAAATGTACTACTGCCCGAAGCGGATCGATGCCACACTACCAGTG AACGCCACACCGACCGCTGTAGTGACAGCGCAACCACACAAGGAACGTTGCTCCAAATGTAAAAGTATGCACGAACCAGGCCAACCGTGTACAGTCGCCGGTCACGGTGCGTATAAATGTCCGATCTGTGAGGAGATCAGTCCCAACTCGACTGAGGCACGTCGCCATATGGATACGCACGGTGGCGTAAAGGCGTTCCGATGCACGATCTGCCGGTACAAGGGTAACACACTACG TGGTATGCGTACACACATTCGGATGCACTTCGATAAGAAAACGAGCGAATttaatgaggaaaactttatcaCCTGCATACTGGAAGAGGACGGAATTGAAATACCACCGGCAGGAGCACAGAATGCAGCTGCCAtggccgctgttgctgctgcacaaGCGATCGCATCTCAAAAGTTCGCACCGGTACAGGAACCGCTTGATCATACGGGCGTCCCGCGCATTTCACCACCGACAGCACCGGCTGGCAATGGGCAGCTTGTGCGGCATCACTGTGAGTTTTGTCCGTACAGCTCCAGCTATCGGGTGAATGTG GTTAAACATATCAAACACGTACATGGGCGGGAAAGGCCGCCAACTGGCCACTCACCATTGATTGGTGAAGGAGGTGAATCTTTGCTGTACAATGGTACGATCGGTAGTGAAACGGGCAGTTCCATTGTACGACCACCGGTTGCGAGCACACCAGGACTTACCGTTGCAAATAG ATTTTCCCCACGTGCATTACAGTCAAGTCATTAA